A window from Kluyveromyces lactis strain NRRL Y-1140 chromosome E complete sequence encodes these proteins:
- the BEM1 gene encoding phosphatidylinositol-3-phosphate-binding protein BEM1 (similar to uniprot|P29366 Saccharomyces cerevisiae YBR200W BEM1 Protein containing SH3-domains involved in establishing cell polarity and morphogenesis functions as a scaffold protein for complexes that include Cdc24p Ste5p Ste20p and Rsr1p) yields the protein MLKNFKLKKDSVKQRITSADISGPTQSPGSSVQNVKTIPIRQLSTSSQLSSGFTSGKSKDISSPEKVIKALYNYQAQSAGELSFNKGDFFHVQQEENDWYEASNPADGKRGMVPKNYFEIFGRTRPNSHASPVKSINRNGSVGSNQLLQHHQQQQQQQQQQQPSNMGTLYAIVLYDFQAEKADELTAYAGENLFICAHHDFEWFIAKPIGRLGGPGLVPVGFVTIIDIATGYATGNDVKSDIESVNLPSVQEWKINIARYKASNITLGSVEQQGQSYVQHRSQSRQNSQNRQPHPSTQHSSAANTTYPADAVFLTYAAVETFFLQDDKYWFQVSCQLSNNTTRILKRYYEDFYDLQVKLLDIFPAEGGKLRDTNGQWTKRIMPYIPGPVPYVTDTISKKRKDDLNIYVKDLISLPPHISQSHLVKGLFAVKNNGFDREISNDETVELDVKGRADDSTLTNQELQLPEAMKRLSLINSASNASAKVKSRPPSGFAPRITDEKPVKIKFYYKDDIFALMLHPTITFEELCSKIAPRIDADSFKLYIKNGDDIGTQVTTDAEVPVLIQEKRKIFVDDS from the exons ATGTTGAAG aatttcaaattgaagaaagacaGTGTGAAACAGCGCATAACTTCTGCGGATATTTCCGGACCTACTCAAAGTCCAGGGAGCTCAGTGCAAAACGTAAAGACCATTCCTATCAGGCAATTATCTACATCATCACAGCTATCTTCGGGGTTTACAAGtggaaaatcaaaagatatCTCGTCTCCAGAAAAAGTAATCAAAGCGTTATACAATTACCAGGCACAATCAGCCGGTGAATTATCATTCAATAAGGGAGACTTTTTCCATGTTCAGCAAGAGGAGAACGATTGGTATGAGGCCTCCAATCCGGCGGACGGCAAGAGAGGCATGGTTCCTAAGAATTATTTCGAGATTTTTGGCAGAACAAGGCCAAATTCGCATGCATCACCGGTGAAAAGTATAAATAGAAATGGATCTGTCGGTAGTAATCAGTTATTACAGCATCatcagcagcaacagcagcaacagcagcaacaacaacctTCCAATATGGGAACTCTTTATGCAATTGTACTGTATGATTTTCAAGCAGAAAAGGCAGATGAGTTAACAGCCTATGCCGGAGAAAACTTGTTCATTTGTGCTCATCACGATTTTGAATGGTTTATCGCTAAGCCCATTGGCAGGTTGGGTGGTCCCGGTCTAGTTCCTGTTGGTTTTGTGACTATTATAGATATAGCTACTGGTTATGCCACGGGAAATGATGTAAAAAGCGATATCGAATCAGTGAATCTACCCTCGGTCCAAGAATGGAAGATCAATATCGCCCGTTACAAGGCTAGCAATATCACACTAGGTTCAGTGGAACAGCAGGGTCAGTCGTACGTGCAACACCGATCACAATCCAGGCAAAATTCACAAAACCGTCAACCACACCCCAGCACGCAGCACTCGAGCGCTGCCAATACAACCTATCCTGCTGATGCCGTTTTCCTTACCTACGCTGCAGTCGAGACATTTTTCCTACAGGACGATAAGTATTGGTTCCAAGTCTCGTGTCAGTTATCCAACAACACCACGCGTATTTTGAAGCGTTATTATGAAGATTTCTATGATTTACAAGTAAAGCTACTCGATATCTTCCCTGCAGAAGGGGGTAAACTAAGAGACACTAATGGTCAGTGGACGAAACGTATAATGCCATATATACCGGGTCCAGTTCCGTATGTGACAGATACCATttcaaaaaagagaaaagatgACCTAAATATATACGTGAAGGATTTGATTTCCCTACCGCCGCATATATCACAATCACATCTGGTCAAGGGTTTGTTTGCCGTTAAAAATAATGGTTTTGACCGTGAGATTAGTAATGATGAAACTGTGGAGCTTGACGTAAAAGGTAGGGCTGATGATTCAACTCTGACTAACCAAGAACTACAACTTCCAGAGGCAATGAAGAGACTGTCTCTGATTAATAGCGCTTCCAATGCCAGTGCTAAAGTCAAATCAAGGCCGCCTAGTGGTTTCGCTCCGAGAATAACTGATGAAAAGCCTGTCAAGATCAAATTTTATTACAAAGATGACATATTCGCCTTGATGCTGCATCCTACCAttacttttgaagaattgtGCAGTAAAATAGCACCTAGAATTGACGCAGATTCTTTTAAGTTGTACATCAAAAACGGAGATGATATTGGCACTCAAGTCACTACTGATGCAGAAGTACCGGTTCTAATTCAAGAGAAACGCAAGATCTTTGTCGATGACAGCTAA
- the UBP16 gene encoding putative ubiquitin-specific protease UBP16 (some similarities with uniprot|Q02863 Saccharomyces cerevisiae YPL072W UBP16 Putative ubiquitin-specific protease) translates to MQRVVYYTGNGLNNGNSQWVSNWLHRNKGTSKYVGLGLAVAITVYVLGPTVTSWIFGEKMFSSSSKRSDKFTTGLINNRNDCFANSSIQALSSLVYLTKYLNDILKQAQFLTTLMDINGNGSSSGGQKQSSDEDSANGVPLQEEVTEDLSTAKRPNLWKAHTSTNTVCTLRFQDAMTPKGGLSEESSLTGEESDESEEEVSTDQSEDHSEGESTDEADEVESSSKDIPKIPLHESLAQILYQLQQTVTAQHHISIWPFLRVIEGIFKAKISTGQNDAHELTQVVLQTLENENLALQKFVKNHSLNVIIPTFPVHGSLADSLFCLSCGESSKVNIHEFTMYSLPVPQLINADLAQMISDNQTDQISGYSCLCCKLNAIIANEKNRNYQNNSDEENQILKELEELLPKAFINDDLARNLSTYINSYEKGGIKTSEIKSTIVKKTVVVDSPDVLILHLSRSVFDGMGYQKNTCNVSFEEELVVNRQVIENNKCVGIRKDSYKLRSMLRHQGSHSTGHYECFRHKPEFMKDIDTHQVISKTPMVDFGIASNKLAAEIWNQAVLNSSNKSDSCSIGSEDSISSNVPFRSVFLDSPNSAIVTDDDYVIGSSEFSNDADNKGQNNNSGSGVSRTPSTLKRVTGFLSRKSSVSAAPDNNNTSNILPEISSSPMASSSSEHRNRARFNSVSSMTTDRNASILSSNASIDSYSTDQVTNTSATEVETETDYDGISMNVNKKTKKRRLKKLKSVVKYPWWRISDTKVKEYKTSDILSETKFVYMLYYERVPVV, encoded by the coding sequence ATGCAAAGAGTTGTTTACTATACTGGCAACGGCTTAAATAACGGGAATAGTCAGTGGGTAAGTAATTGGTTGCATCGTAATAAGGGAACTTCTAAGTACGTTGGATTAGGATTAGCAGTAGCGATAACTGTTTATGTTTTAGGACCCACGGTTACTAGCTGGATTTTTGGAGAAAAGATGTTTAGTTCCAGTAGCAAGAGAAGCGATAAGTTCACTACGGGGTTAATTAACAATCGTAATGACTGTTTTGCCAACTCTTCCATACAAGCGCTTTCATCACTTGTATATTTGACAAAGTACCTCAATGATATATTAAAGCAGGCTCAATTCTTAACCACATTGATGGACATTAATGGGAATGGGTCCAGTTCTGGGGGGCAGAAACAATCTAGTGATGAAGATAGTGCAAATGGTGTTCCATTGCAGGAAGAAGTTACGGAAGACTTGTCAACTGCAAAGAGACCTAACTTGTGGAAAGCACATACCAGTACTAATACGGTTTGTACTTTACGGTTTCAAGATGCCATGACTCCAAAAGGTGGTTTGTCGGAGGAATCCTCCTTGACTGGAGAGGAATCAGACGAAtcggaagaagaagtatcAACTGACCAGTCAGAGGACCATAGTGAGGGTGAGAGTACCGATGAGGCCGATGAAGTAGAGTCATCTTCAAAGGATATCCCTAAGATCCCTCTTCATGAGTCCTTGGCTCAAATACTGTACCAGTTGCAGCAAACGGTAACTGCACAGCATCATATTTCTATTTGGCCCTTTTTAAGAGTGATAGAGGGTATTTTTAAGGCCAAGATTTCTACCGGCCAAAATGACGCTCATGAATTGACACAAGTTGTTTTGCAGACGTTGGAGAACGAAAACTTGGCTCTACAAAAATTTGTCAAGAATCACTCGTTGAATGTCATCATACCGACTTTCCCGGTACACGGATCGCTGGCTGATAGTTTATTCTGTTTAAGCTGTGGtgaatcttcaaaagtaaACATTCATGAGTTCACGATGTATTCTTTACCAGTACCACAGCTAATAAACGCGGATTTGGCTCAAATGATTTCTGATAATCAAACAGATCAAATCAGCGGGTATTCGTGTTTATGTTGTAAGTTGAACGCGATTATCGcaaatgaaaagaatagaaatTACCAAAACaattctgatgaagaaaaccAGATTTTGAAGGAGTTGGAAGAGTTATTGCCCAAAGCATTTATTAACGATGATTTGGCTAGGAACTTAAGTACTTACATTAACTCTTACGAGAAAGGTGGTATCAAGACGTCAGAAATCAAATCCACCATTGTCAAGAAAACTGTGGTTGTTGATTCGCCAGATGTTTTGATTCTTCACTTGTCGCGTTCGGTTTTCGACGGGATGGGATATCAAAAGAACACCTGCAATGTTtctttcgaagaagaattggtaGTCAACCGCCAAgttattgaaaacaataaatGTGTTGGCATCAGAAAGGATTCATATAAGTTAAGGTCGATGTTGAGGCATCAAGGTTCTCATTCTACCGGTCACTATGAATGTTTCAGACACAAACCAGAGTTTATGAAAGACATTGATACACATCAAGTCATTAGCAAGACACCAATGGTGGACTTCGGTATTGCGTCGAATAAACTTGCAGCTGAAATCTGGAATCAGGCCGTTCTGAACTCCTCTAACAAATCCGATTCTTGTTCAATCGGCTCGGAAGATTCAATCTCCTCTAACGTGCCATTCAGATCTGTTTTCCTGGACTCACCAAACTCTGCGATTGttactgatgatgattacGTTATTGGAAGCTCAGAGTTCTCTAACGACGCAGATAATAAGGGccaaaacaacaacagtGGTTCTGGAGTTTCAAGGACGCCATCCACTTTGAAAAGAGTCACTGGTTTCCTTTCGAGAAAGAGTTCTGTCTCGGCAGCACCGGATAATAACAATACTAGCAATATACTACCTGAAATTAGCAGTTCACCCATGgcttcatcatcttcagaacATAGAAACCGCGCAAGATTTAACAGTGTCTCTTCTATGACGACTGACCGCAACGCTTCGATATTATCTAGTAATGCTAGTATCGACTCTTACAGTACAGATCAAGTTACTAATACAAGTGCTACCGAAGTGGAAACTGAAACAGATTATGACGGTATTTCAATGAATGTCAACaagaagacaaagaaaagaagattaaagaaattgaaaagtgTGGTGAAATACCCATGGTGGAGAATATCTGATACTAAAGTTAAAGAATATAAAACTTCAGATATTTTATCAGAAACTAAATTCGTTTATATGTTGTACTATGAGAGGGTACCAGTAGTCTAA
- the YTA6 gene encoding putative AAA family ATPase YTA6 (similar to uniprot|P40328 Saccharomyces cerevisiae YPL074W YTA6 Putative ATPase of the CDC48/PAS1/SEC18 (AAA) family localized to the cortex of mother cells but not to daughter cells), with translation MPHDHFIVPNNVSLTQALSLLHSIVSIQLDNCKEQKAKGSKEETVDILCSILSYLREGLISIKKKFNVVHYGDLKDPNVVTKYADVRILGQEIKDMCAELESKSQDKRDPDWRSKLKMKFIKSNVKQDQERALKEKEQVEKLKQERDRIQREEKDKEARLLKKKEQEIEKQVRKDVQEELRKTKLKSTDTAERNVHETMMPPTRRSMDQLTRKAETFGRRSLDGFGRRKSYQNEVRTVSASSPNVNQAALLAWSGQSSQKVAQSKPKAKQTFVYTKPTVRRPVIKSPVRTSPRIPVEVAFETPIIDRERIRSPVSRSVPHSRSTSVDRKGGQDLSLEKSEKALTPLEKKLAHIMDNLEGVDENSCLHIINDILIADEKVYWDDISGLNTTKSALKETVVYPFLRPDLFQGLREPVSGILLFGPPGTGKTMIAKAVATESKSTFFSISASSVLSKFLGESEKLVRALFYLSKKLAPSIIFVDEIDSLLTTRSDNENESSRRIKTEFLIRWSSLTSATASEKSEEQMDSSRVLVLAATNTPWDLDEAARRRFSKRIYIPLPDYETRHYHLKRLMAVQRNQLTESDFNEIARLTEGYSGSDLTSLAKDAAMEPIRDLGETLINANLELVRGVTLQDFESAMTRVKRSVSTQSLLRFEQWALTYGST, from the coding sequence ATGCCACACGACCACTTTATTGTCCCAAACAATGTTAGTCTAACCCAGGCGTTATCATTGTTGCACTCTATCGTCAGTATTCAATTAGATAACTGCAAAGAACAGAAAGCGAAGGGTAGCAAAGAGGAAACTGTTGATATATTATGTTCCATTCTATCATATCTTCGTGAGGGTTTGATATcgataaagaagaagttcaaTGTGGTGCATTATGGTGATTTGAAGGACCCTAATGTGGTTACAAAATATGCCGATGTTAGAATTTTAGGCCAAGAGATCAAAGACATGTGCGCAGAGTTAGAGAGCAAGTCACAAGATAAGCGAGATCCAGACTGGCGATcgaaattgaagatgaaattcATCAAGAGTAACGTCAAACAGGATCAAGAAAGGgcgttgaaagaaaaggaacaagttgagaaattgaaacaagaaagagataGAATTCAACGAGAAGAGAAGGACAAAGAAGCAAGactgctgaagaagaaggaacaaGAGATAGAGAAGCAGGTAAGAAAAGACGTTCAGGAAGAGCTAAGGAAAACCAAACTGAAGTCCACCGATACCGCTGAAAGAAATGTGCATGAAACAATGATGCCGCCTACAAGAAGATCAATGGATCAATTGACTAGGAAGGCTGAGACGTTCGGTAGAAGAAGCCTGGATGGATTTGGAAGACGAAAGTCATATCAGAATGAGGTGAGAACTGTGAGTGCCTCCTCCCCAAATGTCAATCAGGCAGCCTTGTTGGCTTGGAGTGGACAATCCAGCCAAAAAGTAGCACaatcaaaaccaaaagcTAAACAGACATTTGTGTATACGAAGCCTACTGTACGGAGACCTGTTATTAAGAGTCCTGTAAGAACATCTCCAAGAATTCCCGTTGAGGTTGCATTTGAGACACCGATCATTGatagagaaagaatcaGGTCACCTGTCTCGAGGTCGGTCCCTCACAGTAGATCCACGTCTGTTGATAGAAAAGGTGGACAAGATTTATCACTGGAAAAGTCTGAAAAAGCCCTGACACcacttgaaaagaaattggcACATATCATGGATAATTTAGAAGGTGTTGACGAGAATTCATGCCTGCACATCATTAATGATATATTGATCGCTGATGAGAAAGTATATTGGGATGACATCTCAGGGCTTAACACAACGAAAAGCGCGTTGAAGGAAACTGTCGTGTATCCTTTCTTGAGACCTGATCTTTTCCAAGGTTTGAGGGAACCTGTATCAGGAATATTGCTCTTCGGACCACCTGGTACTGGTAAGACTATGATTGCCAAGGCTGTGGCAACGGAATCCAAATCAACGTTCTTTAGTATCAGTGCATCCTCAGtactttcaaaatttttggGTGAATCCGAGAAACTTGTACGTGCACTTTTCTACCTATCCAAGAAACTAGCTCCTTCTATCATCTTCGTCGATGAGATAGACTCTTTGCTTACGACAAGAAGCGATAACGAGAACGAGTCctcaagaagaattaaaaCAGAATTTTTGATTAGGTGGTCATCGTTAACCAGCGCTACCGCATCTGAAAAATCCGAAGAACAGATGGACAGCTCCAGAGTACTAGTCCTTGCAGCAACAAACACACCCTGGGACCTTGACGAAGCTgccagaagaagattctcAAAGAGAATATACATCCCATTACCCGACTACGAAACAAGGCATtaccatttgaaaagacTCATGGCAGTACAAAGAAACCAACTCACAGAATCAGACTTCAACGAAATCGCCAGACTTACAGAAGGGTATTCGGGCTCTGATCTAACGTCTTTGGCGAAGGATGCAGCAATGGAACCCATAAGAGACCTCGGGGAAACACTAATAAATGCAAACCTCGAGTTAGTTCGAGGCGTTACTTTACAGGATTTCGAAAGCGCAATGACAAGAGTGAAAAGAAGTGTCTCGACACAATCACTACTTAGGTTCGAGCAGTGGGCGCTCACATACGGAAGCACTTAA
- the GCR1 gene encoding transcription regulator GCR1 (uniprot|Q9C4B2 Kluyveromyces lactis KLLA0E23507g KlGCR1), translating into MDKDNLNINLQDWLNDPMLAAQLNRAQSSTPTIFNGMDDTANGSSVVQQKSDPTKTQLQSVDNASASELSNFLMNSRLNLGTLMKFVCIEFFKCNKDELANLRLLDLTQDSTFPQTLTLRNMQTENSHYKFFNTINRDKSITSCPVFAIALYSFITWKQTAISWKNFMNLPLIFDSKDIIMLQGNNQLRLPVYTSNMIRSTVTPKKEMLSFVFPWLPALERDYLNHDRSNYILFSIVELFYFLAKIVLQDFAFLQCTGQLPHLQELIKSELSWQFLESDDWNLFKDEMQRQIDNELLQMDCFNSVCGKIEDRFTKLSKDLVTENDKLSNELRTMKSQMASMTAVVNQIFHTQRQLLSYQIHNPANNITSTMANFNSQAMNSTNNVTNNENNNVNSNTMINTSNNTMIPTSNTNPNIAYSVNYSKMMNDKRHIYNQPMNSIKRMKLDGKDMSNFDSSSRRLSQPQPQSPLQIGSPLEALLSKPIPSPKITVSMLNNSVASPPPNPMAMSPLPYISEPIELNNNGNSISDGGQRNVNVEPSSSLNHVENASNVRSNAQTTSKINSLGSNEKDELRNGNDSENEPKVMTRNNSKGKRTGNPNMDIKYKLSRDNKTIWDLYNEWYHGLNGKLSIKELIEKYGYRRWKVTEDSHFFPTRRIIIDYIETETDRSINLKRFNLNSPLLKDRDAVRKHIVKDLETFREENGLTLNSLSLYFRNYTRWGKEICIYDNFKDWSLVTMNEEEKVKYCKRKTLSSKENRDDNYSQDDNE; encoded by the coding sequence ATGGATAAggataatttgaatatcaatttaCAGGATTGGTTGAATGATCCGATGTTGGCAGCTCAGCTGAATCGAGCTCAATCTTCAACGCCGACAATTTTCAATGGTATGGATGATACAGCGAACGGATCTTCTGTTGTACAACAGAAAAGCGATCCGACAAAAACGCAACTTCAGTCTGTCGACAATGCTTCGGCATCAGAATTATCTAACTTTCTAATGAACTCTCGGCTTAATTTGGGGacgttgatgaaatttGTGTGTAtagaattcttcaaatgtAATAAGGACGAATTGGCCAATCTTAGGTTGCTAGATTTGACCCAGGATTCTACTTTCCCACAAACCTTGACGTTAAGAAACATGCAAACAGAGAACTCGCATTACAAGTTTTTCAATACAATAAATAGGGATAAATCTATCACTAGTTGTCCCGTATTCGCAATTGCGTTGTATTCTTTCATCACTTGGAAGCAGACAGCGATTTCATGGAAAAACTTCATGAATTTGCCGCTTAtctttgattcaaaagatataATCATGTTACAAGGGAACAACCAACTTCGGCTACCCGTATACACCAGTAACATGATACGGTCCACTGTGACGCCGAAAAAAGAGATGCTTAGTTTTGTGTTTCCCTGGTTGCCAGCTCTTGAGAGGGATTACTTAAACCACGACAGATCTAActatattcttttctccaTCGTAGAGTTATTCTACTTTCTAGCGAAAATAGTTCTACAAGATTTTGCCTTCTTGCAGTGTACAGGACAACTACCGCATTTACAAGAATTGATTAAATCAGAACTAAGTTGGCAGTTCCTTGAATCAGACGATTGGAACttgttcaaagatgaaatgCAACGTCAAATAGATAATGAACTACTTCAGATGGACTGCTTCAATTCTGTGTGTGGTAAAATTGAGGATAGATTCACAAAGCTCTCAAAGGATTTGGTAACAGAGAACGATAAATTGTCAAATGAGTTGCGCACAATGAAGTCCCAAATGGCATCGATGACTGCCGTGGTCAATCAAATTTTCCATACACAGAGACAACTGTTATCGTACCAGATACATAATCCTGCTAACAATATAACGAGTACCATGGCTAATTTTAACAGCCAGGCTATGAACTCAACAAACAATGTGACgaataatgaaaacaataatgtGAATTCCAATACAATGATTAATACCAGCAATAATACTATGATTCCAACCTCAAATacaaatccaaatattgCATACTCCGTCAACTATTCTAAGATGATGAATGATAAGAGACACATATATAACCAACCTATGAATTCTATCAAGAGAATGAAACTGGATGGGAAGGATATGTCGAACTTTGATAGCTCTTCAAGAAGATTATCTCAACCACAACCCCAATCCCCATTACAAATCGGTTCTCCATTGGAAGCATTGCTCTCGAAGCCAATCCCGTCTCCAAAAATCACTGTTTCTATGTTGAACAACTCAGTTGCATCCCCTCCTCCGAACCCGATGGCAATGTCACCTTTGCCATATATTTCAGAACctattgaattgaataacAATGGCAACAGTATATCTGATGGTGGTCAACGTAACGTAAACGTTGAACCTTCAAGCTCATTGAACCATGTGGAAAATGCGTCAAATGTTAGGTCAAATGCTCAGACTACATCGAAGATTAATTCATTGGGTAGCAATGAAAAGGATGAGCTCCGTAACGGAAACGATTCAGAAAATGAACCTAAGGTAATGACAAGGAATAATAGCAAAGGGAAAAGAACAGGAAATCCTAATATGGACATCAAATACAAGCTCTCTCGCGATAATAAAACAATCTGGGATTTATACAACGAATGGTATCATGGCCTAAACGGCAAACTGTCCATCAAGGAATTGATTGAGAAATACGGGTATAGAAGGTGGAAGGTAACAGAGGACtctcatttctttccaacgAGACGTATCATCATCGACTATATCGAAACTGAAACTGACAGAAGTATTAATTTGAAGAGGTTTAATCTCAACAGTCCTCTACTAAAGGACAGAGACGCTGTTAGAAAACATATTGTGAAAGATTTAGAAACTTTCAGGGAAGAAAACGGCCTAACTTTGAATTCACtttctttatatttcaGAAACTACACTAGATGGGGCAAAgaaatatgtatatatgaTAACTTCAAAGACTGGTCACTTGTTACCATGaatgaggaagaaaaggtCAAATACTGCAAACGTAAGACATTGTcctcaaaagaaaataggGATGATAATTACTCGCAAGATGACAATGAGTGA